The genomic interval ttTGTTGTAGTGACACCTGGTGTTGTGAGGGAGCTTTTTCGAGAGAGAGAAACGTGAGGATGTCAGTAAAAGCAGCACCAGAAAGGCTTGCCTCTTTGGTCAGCCATTTGCCATACATCACTGGCAAGCAAATGTGCCGATTCTTGaacagaagggtttttttcagcaccgttttctttcttccacatttattaaatgaaaaaagagctaacttccttctttttttagatTCTTAGTCTACACGAGGCCATACCTCTAATTTGTACATTGTGTGTAGAACTCACATCATGGGCAGCAAAATTAAATGGGTAACGCATCAGAGTATGCTGCAAGAGTTTTGCATTCTGATGCTAGTCTCTTGCTGACCTTGTAGCTCCTGTGACCTCATGCATCTACCCTAACTGATTTATGCAGTATACTCTGGAACAGCAACTGACGCACAGATTTGGGGCCCTTATCTGTAATGGAGTAGCAAAGCACTCCTGTAAATAATAACAcacacataaagaaaaaaacaaccctcgGGTCAAAATAAGTCAAACATGAACCCCAGTGGACTATCCTGATGTTAAATCAGATAGGGAAGATATATTGAACCATGAACATAGTGTACTCCAGGTGAGTAAATCAAGCTCCCTTGTAACACTACTTACCTTTAGGAAGGAGCAAAGCAGTCCCAGCTGCAGAATAACATGTCTCAGTGGTGGTGGTGTCAAAGCAGTAGCTTTGTGCAGAACAGAGCTACACTCAGCAGTGTAACTAATGGTAAACATAGCTTTAGTATGAAAAAAAAGGTCATAAAAAAGCCCATCAAATTACAGAGGTAAAGTGGTGAGAACTCCGTATTTTGTCACTGTGAAGGTCTAGCTTCAGTTCCAGGCACGGGATTCTTAATCCACATTATTCTTTTTAGGTAATTTCCATTTAGACCCCAGGAGAACAAGTACATTACAGAATAGTTACTGTCCATTACAAAGTTTCATttaagttgttttcattttcacctaGAATTAAGAGAACTCAAACAGCAACAAGGTATTTCATTCCTTGGAGCCTGCTTGCAAATCTCATTTAGCATGCTAGGGGGCAATAAACACTAACTTGTTGTCAGGCTAATTATGGTAAAGCTGTAGGTTTATTGTGTGGATTAATTTCCATGCACATTACAGTGACAGCTGGAGACTGTGAAGATGAAGAGAGGCAGTTGCAGGCTGTGTGAACCTCTGTATTTCCACACTCACAAGCTCTGTGCTGCATTTAGTTCAGTtagaagctttttcttctttatttctttttctttttttttcctctaaaccGCATTTTGGACAGACCTGGCTTGGGCACCCTGCCTGACACCCTCAGATATTTGGCAGAGACCCTTCTCTCCATTTAAAGACTAGAGGCATATACATTACCCTTCCTTTTGAGCCACACACTGTGTTCTCATTAATGGCAAGCAAAACGTCTCTGCTCAGTGGGGGAACAGTGCACACTTTTAATTCCAGCCTCCATAGTAGAGAGAGGTCTGGACTGCCACATGCTCGGAATGGCAGGGGACAAGAATGCCCAATGGGACACACTTCTGAAGTGCGCTGGGTGAGTGCTACAGTCCTTTTTTGTCACAGCCAGTCAGCTGCTACTGCGATTTTTTGAAGTAACACAGACAGCCATCAGCTTCATTTTGTCTCCACAGACCTTAGAGAGAAGTTCAGCCATGAGGATGTGAAAGGAACAACTGGCTGAATGCGGTGATCCAAAACATAATTCTTTCTTGGTGCAGACAGATCATAACGTCAATACTACTTATACCCAAATGCAAGCCAAGCTAATAGAAAAACTGGAAAGAGTAGAAAACTTCCTCCTGAAACACAGTAAAAACAATAGCCCTGAAGTTCCAGTCACTGCATAGTTTTGAGATGGCTTAATCCTTCATGTAGCACTTTCCTAAAATAGGAAAATTTTGGCATAACAACATCAGTCTTGCTAGACATTTATGCCAAATTCCTTATGGTCTTTGCAGAGCATAGGGTTACAGTTTTATAACATGAAGAACACATTATGTCTTTTCTCCAAATAATGCAGGTACAAGCTTGTTCCATTCTGGGAGGTTCCATCACTAACTTAACTACTGAAGAGTTATTATCCTTTGAGTGTGAGATATTAGCCATTCCCAgagaaacactttttaaatctttgtcaTGTAAGCAGTAGTAAATATGCTGTTGCTAAAAGAATAGATGTAGTCTGATTTTATGGGTTTTATTTCACCTTGGAAGGTTTGGGGTTATTCTGCATTTCTCTACTATAACAAAAAACATTGTACGGACCTTTTATCCTTTTCCCCAAGACCTGTggcttcatttcatttcacataCATCTCACAAACATCACTACTTCGAAGCAAGCAGTTTGGTATGTGGCTCTGGCATCAACTCTGTTGCTGCTACTGCGAATAACCCAGAGTACTCTATTGTTGCTGTCAGTCAGAGGCTGTCAAGCTAGCAACTTCTACAGTTCTACCATGCAGAACCACACTGCGGgacaaagacagaaattaacactaaaaggaacaaaatagtCAGGAGACAGAATAAGGtctatgaggaaaaaaaaccccattaaacTGCTACACATGTAGCTTGCAATTGCTGATTTAACAAATGGTACAGGTTTCACTGCTGCTACATATACTAATAATCCATGTATTTTTTGTACAAAAATATGGTCTTCTCTGTTGcagtttttagaaaaatgttaaaatagttGGTACTGCTTTCAAAGCACTTTTAGTTATGAGGCTATACCAGACCCATTTAACTTGGGTTTCTAAAGCTGTATCAAAGGTGAATAAAAGTACAGATGCTACACATAGCTGAAACTTACGTCAAAACTTAATGTGTTGGATGTGGTCTTCAGCCTGTTTTCATGTACTCAAATTCAAGCTTCTTATTGATGACTGAATTATGAGTCCTATCCTTATTATTACAAATAGTTGTTttctcactgacttcagcaggaaaaaaagagaactccTGGGTGATTTCATCTTAACTATTTTAGAGCCTCCAACAGGAAAATCTGCTAACTGAAATATGCCaagtatttaatttctagtCTGTTAGAGGTGATTTGTCTGAGAATATGTTATCAATACCTAGACAGATCTACCTCACTTAAATACTAGTGTATTCTCAACTGTTTTGAGGTTTAGGAACCCTACTTTACACACTTGCTGTATGTGAAGAGAGCATGTATGCAGAGTGCATACTACAGTTTTGTCTTTTAACAGCTTTCAGATAAAAGGTAggcagaaaaatgaagtgaaacAGATGCTGACAGTGTGCATGACCAGCTCCCTAAACATGTGATTATTAAGAATGTCTCTCCATGCTACTTACAAACCTTTCCTCATTAACTCTGTAAGTCAGTCAGCCTGATGCTTCCTATAAGTAGAGgtagttttcattttctaccaGCATCCGTTTACTTGTGAGAACttctgaacaaagaaaacacatataATTGTAGGGCTAGAGAGTTACAAGATGTCTCACATTTGGTTACCTGCTatattttcctctattttcctTGCTAATGCTACAATTTGCATCTCAGCATCCAAGTACATGCCCATTATAGGAAGAAAACAAGTCATCCTTTTCCTAATTAACCAGTAGTCCTATAAGCCTTCAGATGATGGTATTACTGTAGTACTTTAGAGGAATACAGATTAATCAGTAGCCAAGACAAGAATAGAAGAGCCCAACCCATGCAAAACTAGAAGTAAATCATTGTGCAATGCTGTTTGTATCAGCTGATACTTCAGAACATTTGATGACAGGATGTCTCAGAGATGCCTGCAAACTTTGACAGAGAAGATTGATAAGGAATTATGCTAGGAGGCAGCACTGTGTCCACACCGGACTCCTCTCACACTGCAATGAATCCAGATTGTCCTAGGAAATCCTTATATATGGGAATTTCATTTTCCGGAAACCTGTACAAGTCAACAATGACAAGTTCTGACAGCTCAAGCCTATGATAAGCATTTCCCCTTGTGAAGTGAGAATCATCTTGCATGCCTGCCGACAGTCCATTATCTAATTAATTACTGTCAGTGTCGAGTCACACTAAATGAGAATTGGTAACACTCCTAAGGACAATCAGTTAACAGCAATCCAACTGTGTCAGCAGCATCACTGCATCTCCTTTATTCTTCACATGACTAATTATTAACATCTATCATTCTCCTCTGAATACAGTAATGTATTCCATAAGGACCCACAAGGTTCAGTTAAGTTCCTGAAACCCCCTGTCAGTCATCCTAGGTAGATAATTTAAACTGCATCTCAATATCCTGCAGGCCTGGTGGTATTATtatttccccccttttgaagtTTACAAACACAAATTCATTATTCTTTGTGAAAGAAGAAGTATCTCAATTAAAAACTCTGAATACGCAACTACCCTGGAGATTGTCTCAGAAATCTCTTTGATGACCTTTgatctccttcccttttttttttccactttcccaTCTACATATATGATTTTACTGAAGATCAGGGCTTAAAGGGGTTCCGGCCCTGCACAATCCTCTGTTCAACAAGTCCTCACAAAAAACCTCCCTTGAAATTCAGAAGTATTACTTAAAAATCTTGGAAAAATACTATCTTACTGTAATCCCAAGTATGTTCTACATTCAGTcaaaattaaacaagaaaacTGTAATTGTTGCTTTTATTCCTTCAGTAAAATACAAACTCCTTTTTCCTATAATAGCAAACGTGCCCAAACTCCAAGTTAGCAATTTTGCAAGCTGACCCACAACCACCGTCATACATGGTTTCAGTTGCAGCAATCATTTCCAGCAGTGTATCTTTTAACTGCAGTTACAGCCAAAGACAGAACACTTCCCAGAAtcaaaaagtgttttcagagAGGTGGGACTAACATCAGCCAGCCACCACTGCAGCTGTGCTCACTCACAGCAAAGTTTCATCGACTGTAGTACCAACTGCCCACCTAAACCCCAAACAGACCATTGCTTGTGACATGAAGATGCTAGCTTCAGAGGACTTTCCCtagtgtttgtgttttgttgccACACGTTGCTCATGTGTGGCACAGCTCTTCCCCAGTACTGACAGGTTGTGTCACCACTTTGAGAAGACAGCCCTTCCccttattttctcattataCAGCTCCTGCCAGTTCCATGACATGTTTTCCTATCATTTCAGGATTTCCTCTCACCTTTGGGCAAAGGGCTAGGCCATTACCTAATTTTTCCAAGCAGAAGAATATTTCCCATACGTATGTGACGTTCAAAAGCCAAGTTCACTTTGATGACACTCATGGTTTCCCCTTCATAGAGACCCTTTCTGAAGCTAACTCCAGATTACTTATTAACTCTCCTCTACCCCCTCGCCTGGTCATCTGCCGGGGCGGGCAGGAAGGGGGATATGCGGATATTCCTTGTTCGCTTTGCCTGTATCGACGTCAACTGGCAGGACAACAGGTGATGTCACACTGTCAGACGTCACTGGTGTGCTGTTGGGAGGACTTATCTGTCAATGCAACATGACCTTCAGATCAGCTTCCAGTCCCTTCTAAACACAACAGATAACCTCCTTTTTTGCCACTAAGCACTTCTTGGTGCTTTGCAGCTTCACTGAGTCTTCCAAGACAAACCATTGCCCTCCTACAAATTTTAAACTTCCAAATTTCTTGGTTTTTATTAGTTGCAGTTAAGTGAAAGAACCAGTATGTTTAATCACAAAATTAGTGGTTTAGCTTATAAACAACATGTTTATACAGCGGATGAAGAAAGGAGATGGGTTGTTTGGGTCATCAGTCCTAGTCCTTTATGACTGCAAACAACTACGTAATAAGCAACCCCAGAGGAAACAGAATACAAACCAAACACTTAGTAAACTTTAAATTTTGTCTCAGTGAAAAACCACAAAAGTCACAATGCCTCATGGAAACAGAGAATACCAGGGGAATGTTTTCTAATAGTTTACTGCTAGTGGTTATCACAAAACACTTAGCAAAAATCTACCTATGCAAAAGATCTACATgggacagaaaaattaaaataattttagggAATCAAATTCTTCAACAGCAGAAGGGCAGCATGGAAgaggaacaacaacaaaaaaaaaagaaaaaagaaatcaagtagATTACTAGTCCTTAGAGATCACTACAAAAGCATGTTTTAGATATTAAGATACAAATTTACAAATAGTTTAGAAAACATAAAAGGGTGTTTTAATGTACATTACAAAAGTGAAagacaaatgtaaataaatagaagataataaaagaaaaagcttattCTTAAGGCCTTATGTGTAGTGACAAGCACCTACACAgttaagaaaaaacagtaagagCTCGCTGTTCCATGGCTGATTACAAGGAATTTGCTGTTGCTTGTTATTGTCAGTAGTAAATAatacagttttcctttaaatccAAACAGTTTCTAAGCTATTGACTGCTGAATGTCTTCAAACTCCACATCTTGGTAACTaggttttctttaaagttaAGGTCAACTACAGCAGCCACAGGGTGGCTATCTCCACCCAAAGgacaatttcagtatttcccccattgggggtgtgtgtggaaTAATACCAGAGCTGAAGTCCCTCACAGTTCATTTGAAGAAGGTAGTTTGGGAATCAAATTTTCCCATGGTCACTACTGCAAATCAGGCAGAACACCAAAGCAGATGTGTAGCTGTTACACAGTTAGTAAAAATGGCATAGTATATTGTCAGAGGTTAAACCATTTAATTACTAGGAAGTACTTCTTCAGCTTTGTTTATAGAGGTAGCAGACAATACAGAAGAAATCAAACCATCCTGAATCCCGTAAAAGATAGTTACTGCAAATTCCGTTAAGTTCTTCCTAGAGTTTAATCTACATTGGAACAACGCCTAGAAAGAACTCAAAATCAGGAAGAGAGTAACTATATAAGCATCACTACACTAAACAAGTGTTTTCATATCAGAGCAAACTACATTAGATCTGcagtcaaagaaaaagaaagcgtGAGAGCTGTTATGAGAAATTCTAAAAAGTcttcaagttttttttcttttcaaaacattgGTAGTAACAAGGTCACAAATTTGTAATGAGTACATATATATGGTAAATAAGCATTAACTGGTCAGGAAGTGTACTGGTGATGGCATTTAGGCCCTctttttttgcacagaaaagaaacaacaagcATAAGGGTAATGACCACTTGGTATTTTGACCCTGTTTGGAAACTCATTGACAGAAgttgcaagttcttccttcaGCAAACTATTACAGCTGGTTTAGCTCTTCCTTTTTACAACAAGACTCTGTATTTATCCTAGACTTTCATGTAGCTTTCCAAGTGGCAATACAACAGTCGAGTAATATTGAATTTAGAACAACTACACAAAGAAGCTTTATTCCAGAGAAACAGGAAGTTGTTACATACACGCAATAAGTAACTATGCCTGAAGGTTCAATTTCTGAATCTTTTCACATGAAATTATGCTCttaagacaaaaaatatttatttatacaaacCCCCCAACAACCATTATAATACAGTGCCAACATTTATATGCAAAGACCTTAGATGTCAAATCAGGTTTTCACAGCAGTTTAAGGCAAACATTGGTTTACCACTTTTGATTGCATATAGTCTTTCATATAAACTCAACCTTTTAGATCTCTGCCCTTTCAAAATTCATACTTTTAAATCGTTCTTCAAGCACATCAGAACCTTCATCACTATCTGTACTACTGAAGTTTGTATCAAAATCCAGCTCATCCTCCAAGCCACTGTTCTCTTGGCCATTTTTAGTAGTCACATTCTCAGTTCTGTCTTGTCCTTTATCAATCCTGCAGAAAGCAAGAGGATGTTATCACCACCCActtttggaatttatttttcttttaaacaagaATGGTATGGAGGGTCGAATATTCTACTGGGGATGGAagggggcaggaggtggggaggaggaggagagggacaATAACCTAAAGTTACCTTCACATTGAGTAGGAAAGACATAAAagacagtaaagaaaaaagagtctgtgaagaaaaaaaaaataatatatgaaCAGCTTGACCAACTAAGCAACTGCTGGCCAGCTGTCACAAACTAGTAATACTGGATGCTCAATAAAGAGAGAACTCtagtaaaagaataaaaaaacccaaagcctgTTAAATGTATTGCGGTAACTGTGCTCTATATCAGCCCTTGCTTAGTTTTCCTGTTCACTAGTAACTGAACCATCAAATGACAGacaaaatgcaaacagtaaATTGGCTTATGCACATTTTATGGTGCTCTATACCGAAATCCATTTTGAAGGGCTTTGTTCCTAAGGAAGATATTCAATTTACCCTTTGGTATTAAAACAGAAGTGTCTTATCCAAGTAAGCCTTTTTTTGGCTCAGCCCCACTAACATCAATAGGCATTTCACCCCTAGTTACCGCAGAAAAAAATGACGGTAATGACTCCTACTGATTCCTGTCAGGATTATTCAGAATATTCAGAAACATACAACAGCTTCTTGGCAGTTTCCAAACGAACTTcattaaaagggaaagaaacagtgCAGTACTGAAACTATGTAACCTATGAGCTACTTACGGAAttactatttcttcttcttttccacatTTAGCACAAACTTCTAGTTTACCAGCACATGGTCGACAAATAATATGGTAAGGATCTTTTACAGTCTTCTGGAGGCACTTCACACtgtgaggagaaagaaaacatgattaaaaaaatatttgtgcacACTTATTAAACTTTCTGTGTTCAAAGACAATATAGACATACtctttaaaaaaggaacaacaCATTATAGGCCAGTTTCATATGAAACAATCGGTGTTTTAACTGGCAGCACTATCAAAATCATTGCttgtcttccctctcctttaactttttcaggaagAATTATTAAAACGCGAACTGAAGAAGAAACATtaaatgaagaatttttatatttcaagtgacaaaacaaacctttccattcatttcagtAGGTAGTTCAAAAGCTACGTAACTTCTTCTGGTTTAACAATAGACGAAAACAAGAATATGGTATAAAAAGGTGCAtgcattttacaaataaaaagctttcagtTAAAACACTACAATGTCTTCCTCTTGAACTTCTGAGTATAAACAAAGCCAGTGCTgcactttgctttctgtgaacACAAGCCTGCACAGAACTGTATTCTGAACAAATCCAAACTAATTATGTAGAGGTTTTTCACTATTGTTTTTCAAGATATGCTAAAACTCTGTAGATTAAGTCACTTCTAAAATGCTATGGCTTAACATTCAACTGACAGTTCTAAAGCTTTGTATTTTTGGGGAACAGAACTCGGAACTATATATCCCATGTAATGCAGCTGTCCTAAAAGTTACTGTTTCTTCGTTCCTCAGGCACTCAAAAGTCTGTCAGGAAAGATTTAGCATACAGTTCTGAACAGTGGATTTGCAGACTTGGctgaaacaggctgaagaaaaataccaaGTGTTTTTGCATGCCTTATAAGGAGAGATGCACTAACTAGCATCCAGTGAAACAGGATTTTTACTTGCTTTCTCAAATCCCATTCTTAAGCACTATCACCTTCTCCCTACTATCTTCATCTAGGCTTCACTGAGCTTTCATTATTAAGATGCACATATCCAATTCCTTAAGAAGCTGTAAAATCACAAGAATTGCTGTAGGATACATTTGACAAAAACAAAGTCTGAACAACCTAGTGTTTCTGATCTTCCCTCTCCTGCAGGAAAAACCCACAGTTAGATGTCACTGGAAATACCTAGTtagtttgggtgtttttttttttcttttttctacgTTCAGATGCATTAGTACTAAAAAAATGTGTACAGCTCTTCCCAGACATGTCACACCAAAACAGGGGCACTATCAATGCAAGGTggatagacttttttttttaaatagtttaatTCGTAATAACTAAATACTTGAAACAAAAGTAAAGTAGGGATAACTGGTGGTTGTACTAACAATCATAATTTTGAAGatgttaaaaaactaaaaataagttGAGGTACAGAGAAGTCCTCCATTCCCACCATCTGTGACGTGAAGAACTATAGACATTTTTAATGTCTATAATGTGTTTACTTCACCTGGAAGCTTCACCCATTGAAAACTTCATAGTCTTGCCCTTTCAGAACAGCAGCCCACTCAGACATTGTACTGCTGTAAGCTGGGCTAGAAACCACCACCTGTGGAGCTAGAACAGTCTGCAGCCTGATTTACTTGTTCA from Gavia stellata isolate bGavSte3 chromosome Z, bGavSte3.hap2, whole genome shotgun sequence carries:
- the CZH9orf85 gene encoding uncharacterized protein C9orf85 homolog gives rise to the protein MSSEKGNVSRTRPQRYQNTRAFKNDKYDTSARRKKINAKLHDGVCQHCKGILEWRVKFSKYKLLSKPKKCVKCLQKTVKDPYHIICRPCAGKLEVCAKCGKEEEIVIPIDKGQDRTENVTTKNGQENSGLEDELDFDTNFSSTDSDEGSDVLEERFKSMNFERAEI